The following is a genomic window from Lysinibacillus sp. JNUCC-52.
AAAACAACCGACTTTCCGTCATCAGACAGTCAACAAAGTGATTATGTATATAAATGATGAGTTAGAAAATGATTTAACAGTCGAAAGTATCGCGAATAACTTCCATATTAGTACTAGTCACTTATCACGTATTTTTAGAGAACATGTGGGCATAACATTGGTTGAATATTTAAATGTTCGTCGAGTAGAAGAATCACAATATTACTTACGACATACAAATAAAAGCATTACGTCAATCTCAGACCAATTCCATTTTTGTAATCAGAGCTATTTTACACGTATTTTTAAAAAATACACAGGTGTAACACCAAAGCATTTCCGTGATGAGCTACACCATGAGTTTTATCGTTTTGAAATGAACGAGACTGAGATGCAAAACGTATAAATCTAATTTGGACATTAAATGACTGGCGCTAACTATATGAACATACTATAAGATGCGATCGTATTAGCGATGCTAAAGCGTGCATCTTTTTTATGTAGCCGATTGCCATTGTTCCAAGTTTGCGATAACACGTATAAGAATTGATAAGTAGCGCTTGCTATTTGATAAAGGTAGTCTTTATAAGGTATACTTCACATTAGTTGAAAAATAATAGTAGGTGGAAAAATGAAAAATTTGAAGCTATTATCAATGCTTGGTCTTGTTGTTTTTGTATTAAGCGGCTGTCAAGCAGTTGAGAACAAAGAAGGCTTTTTCTATAGTGTTTTTGTAAAACCTATGGAATTTTTACTGGAGTTTTTCGGGAATGATATTTTTTCAGGTAGCTATGGTTTAGCGATTATCGCCATTACGGTCCTTATCCGCTTAGTCTTAATGCCAATTATGTTGAAAAATTATCGTCAGCAACAATTAATGAAATCGAAAATGGATGCCTTCAAACCAGAAATGGAAGCCGTTCAGAAAAAAATGAAGGAAGCAAAGACAAAAGAAGAACAAATGCAATACCAGCAAGAAATGATGGCTTTGTATCAAAAGCATGGTGTCAATCCGTTGAATATGGGTT
Proteins encoded in this region:
- the yidC gene encoding membrane protein insertase YidC, with translation MKNLKLLSMLGLVVFVLSGCQAVENKEGFFYSVFVKPMEFLLEFFGNDIFSGSYGLAIIAITVLIRLVLMPIMLKNYRQQQLMKSKMDAFKPEMEAVQKKMKEAKTKEEQMQYQQEMMALYQKHGVNPLNMGCLPMLIQMPIIMGLYFSILYSADVKSHEFLWFSLGSPDIVMTIIAGIVYLVQARVSLWTVPEQQKKQMKMFIYISPIMIVFISMSSMAALPLYWSVSGALLILQTYIGRKYYSEHPEKAKS